One window of the Nothobranchius furzeri strain GRZ-AD chromosome 3, NfurGRZ-RIMD1, whole genome shotgun sequence genome contains the following:
- the trim107 gene encoding E3 ubiquitin-protein ligase TRIM39 isoform X1: MRRFPAPTMSLYEDKANISTEAHSEALELELTCPICLQLFSEPASLPCGHIYCFGCLETMGEGVDRYSCPECQAEYHRATDPVKSFKMRSIVETYKASAGKALAGEPPDVKKNHNESETKHQQDVETAGQSGEGGDGCKAKQGFRIGSGSEEHPFHLDEGNGQKREMNEPKFKLASQVTELNLKLESAEGVLRKQEEWESGVATANSQLRETTSKRLAQIKDLVQDFAEKVTQMIEEELGPGEALVRARVIQTSELVKQLRHAGLTAESLLTEEDEREFRDQFESLQPSIMDLLAKPLGEDEELVGAKVNPTQACSKLDNMSRELKDRLGEIQRSLRNTLNPSEVTFDLETAHPNLLLSEDLKTVTYSAAKQPYPSCPQRFTSFFQVLSTQSFSEGEHCWEVELEGSPWIIGMCYGRKLLRSGLPSALECSQSSWCLMWFNNLLTAFERSHSVPLKRTTVSRRLEIKLSFKTHRLSFYNISPTSGKTHIYTIKANLSEPVHLAYRMMSGHPKARVTLYS; the protein is encoded by the exons atgcg CAGGTTTCCAGCACCTACCATGTCTTTATATGAGGACAAAGCAAACATTTCTACAGAGGCTCATTCTGAAGCCTTGGAGCTGGAGCTGACATGCCCCATATGCCTCCAGCTGTTCTCTGAGCCTGCTTCTCTCCCCTGTGGTCACATCTACTGCTTTGGGTGCCTTGAGACCATGGGAGAAGGTGTAGACCGATACAGCTGCCCAGAATGTCAGGCTGAGTACCACAGGGCCACAGACCCGGTGAAGAGTTTCAAAATGCGCAGCATCGTGGAGACCTACAAAGCCAGTGCAGGGAAAGCCTTAGCTGGAGAACCTCCTGATGTCAAGAAGAATCACAACGAATCAGAAACTAAACATCAGCAGGATGTGGAAACAGCTGGACAGAGTGGAGAGGGAGGCGATGGATGCAAGGCAAAGCAGGGCTTTAGAATTGGATCGGGGTCTGAAGAGCACCCGTTTCATCTGGATGAGGGAAATGGCCAAAAGAGAGAAATGAATGAGCCCAAGTTTAAACTGGCATCTCAGGTCACGGAGCTAAACCTCAAGTTAGAGTCGGCAGAAGGTGTCCTGAGGAAACAAGAGGAATGGGAAAGTGGAGTGGCCACGGCTAACTCCCAGTTGAGAGAGACCACGTCTAAACGTTTGGCGCAGATCAAAGACTTGGTTCAGGACTTTGCTGAGAAGGTGACTCAGATGATAGAGGAGGAGTTGGGTCCAGGTGAGGCTCTCGTACGCGCTCGTGTTATTCAGACGtctgagctggtgaaacagctcaGGCATGCTGGGCTCACAGCTGAATCTCTTCTCACGGAAGAGGATGAGAGGGAATTCAGGGACCAGTTTGAAAGTCTGCAGCCGAGCATCATGGATCTACTGGCCAAGCCGCTGGGAGAAGACGAAGAGTTGGTCGGTGCAAAAGTCAACCCCACGCAGGCTTGTTCCAAGCTGGACAACATGAGCAGAGAGCTGAAAGACAGACTTGGAGAGATTCAGCGCTCCCTTCGGAACACGCTCaacccatcagaggtgacctttgacctggaAACAGCCCATCCTAACCTCCTCCTCTCTGAAGACTTGAAGACTGTCACTTACAGTGCTGCAAAACAGCCCTACCCATCCTGCCCGCAGAGGTTCACCAGCTTCTTTCAGGTCCTCAGTACCCAGAGCTTCTCAGAAGGTGAGCACTGCTGGGAGGTGGAGCTGGAAGGCTCTCCGTGGATCATCGGCATGTGTTACGGCAGGAAGCTACTGCGCAGTGGCTTACCATCTGCCCTGGAATGCAGCCAGAGCTCCTGGTGTCTCATGTGGTTCAATAACCTGCTGACTGCTTTTGAGCGGAGTCACAGTGTGCCACTGAAGAGGACCACGGTGTCACGCAGGCTGGAGATCAAGCTCAGCTTCAAGACCCACAGGCTGAGCTTCTACAACATCAGTCCCACCAGTGGAAAAACCCATATCTACACGATCAAGGCTAACCTGAGTGAACCAGTTCATCTTGCCTACAGGATGATGTCAGGGCATCCCAAAGCTCGGGTCACACTTTATTCATAA
- the trim107 gene encoding E3 ubiquitin-protein ligase TRIM39 isoform X2 codes for MRFPAPTMSLYEDKANISTEAHSEALELELTCPICLQLFSEPASLPCGHIYCFGCLETMGEGVDRYSCPECQAEYHRATDPVKSFKMRSIVETYKASAGKALAGEPPDVKKNHNESETKHQQDVETAGQSGEGGDGCKAKQGFRIGSGSEEHPFHLDEGNGQKREMNEPKFKLASQVTELNLKLESAEGVLRKQEEWESGVATANSQLRETTSKRLAQIKDLVQDFAEKVTQMIEEELGPGEALVRARVIQTSELVKQLRHAGLTAESLLTEEDEREFRDQFESLQPSIMDLLAKPLGEDEELVGAKVNPTQACSKLDNMSRELKDRLGEIQRSLRNTLNPSEVTFDLETAHPNLLLSEDLKTVTYSAAKQPYPSCPQRFTSFFQVLSTQSFSEGEHCWEVELEGSPWIIGMCYGRKLLRSGLPSALECSQSSWCLMWFNNLLTAFERSHSVPLKRTTVSRRLEIKLSFKTHRLSFYNISPTSGKTHIYTIKANLSEPVHLAYRMMSGHPKARVTLYS; via the exons atgcg GTTTCCAGCACCTACCATGTCTTTATATGAGGACAAAGCAAACATTTCTACAGAGGCTCATTCTGAAGCCTTGGAGCTGGAGCTGACATGCCCCATATGCCTCCAGCTGTTCTCTGAGCCTGCTTCTCTCCCCTGTGGTCACATCTACTGCTTTGGGTGCCTTGAGACCATGGGAGAAGGTGTAGACCGATACAGCTGCCCAGAATGTCAGGCTGAGTACCACAGGGCCACAGACCCGGTGAAGAGTTTCAAAATGCGCAGCATCGTGGAGACCTACAAAGCCAGTGCAGGGAAAGCCTTAGCTGGAGAACCTCCTGATGTCAAGAAGAATCACAACGAATCAGAAACTAAACATCAGCAGGATGTGGAAACAGCTGGACAGAGTGGAGAGGGAGGCGATGGATGCAAGGCAAAGCAGGGCTTTAGAATTGGATCGGGGTCTGAAGAGCACCCGTTTCATCTGGATGAGGGAAATGGCCAAAAGAGAGAAATGAATGAGCCCAAGTTTAAACTGGCATCTCAGGTCACGGAGCTAAACCTCAAGTTAGAGTCGGCAGAAGGTGTCCTGAGGAAACAAGAGGAATGGGAAAGTGGAGTGGCCACGGCTAACTCCCAGTTGAGAGAGACCACGTCTAAACGTTTGGCGCAGATCAAAGACTTGGTTCAGGACTTTGCTGAGAAGGTGACTCAGATGATAGAGGAGGAGTTGGGTCCAGGTGAGGCTCTCGTACGCGCTCGTGTTATTCAGACGtctgagctggtgaaacagctcaGGCATGCTGGGCTCACAGCTGAATCTCTTCTCACGGAAGAGGATGAGAGGGAATTCAGGGACCAGTTTGAAAGTCTGCAGCCGAGCATCATGGATCTACTGGCCAAGCCGCTGGGAGAAGACGAAGAGTTGGTCGGTGCAAAAGTCAACCCCACGCAGGCTTGTTCCAAGCTGGACAACATGAGCAGAGAGCTGAAAGACAGACTTGGAGAGATTCAGCGCTCCCTTCGGAACACGCTCaacccatcagaggtgacctttgacctggaAACAGCCCATCCTAACCTCCTCCTCTCTGAAGACTTGAAGACTGTCACTTACAGTGCTGCAAAACAGCCCTACCCATCCTGCCCGCAGAGGTTCACCAGCTTCTTTCAGGTCCTCAGTACCCAGAGCTTCTCAGAAGGTGAGCACTGCTGGGAGGTGGAGCTGGAAGGCTCTCCGTGGATCATCGGCATGTGTTACGGCAGGAAGCTACTGCGCAGTGGCTTACCATCTGCCCTGGAATGCAGCCAGAGCTCCTGGTGTCTCATGTGGTTCAATAACCTGCTGACTGCTTTTGAGCGGAGTCACAGTGTGCCACTGAAGAGGACCACGGTGTCACGCAGGCTGGAGATCAAGCTCAGCTTCAAGACCCACAGGCTGAGCTTCTACAACATCAGTCCCACCAGTGGAAAAACCCATATCTACACGATCAAGGCTAACCTGAGTGAACCAGTTCATCTTGCCTACAGGATGATGTCAGGGCATCCCAAAGCTCGGGTCACACTTTATTCATAA
- the trim107 gene encoding E3 ubiquitin-protein ligase TRIM39 isoform X3, with product MSLYEDKANISTEAHSEALELELTCPICLQLFSEPASLPCGHIYCFGCLETMGEGVDRYSCPECQAEYHRATDPVKSFKMRSIVETYKASAGKALAGEPPDVKKNHNESETKHQQDVETAGQSGEGGDGCKAKQGFRIGSGSEEHPFHLDEGNGQKREMNEPKFKLASQVTELNLKLESAEGVLRKQEEWESGVATANSQLRETTSKRLAQIKDLVQDFAEKVTQMIEEELGPGEALVRARVIQTSELVKQLRHAGLTAESLLTEEDEREFRDQFESLQPSIMDLLAKPLGEDEELVGAKVNPTQACSKLDNMSRELKDRLGEIQRSLRNTLNPSEVTFDLETAHPNLLLSEDLKTVTYSAAKQPYPSCPQRFTSFFQVLSTQSFSEGEHCWEVELEGSPWIIGMCYGRKLLRSGLPSALECSQSSWCLMWFNNLLTAFERSHSVPLKRTTVSRRLEIKLSFKTHRLSFYNISPTSGKTHIYTIKANLSEPVHLAYRMMSGHPKARVTLYS from the coding sequence ATGTCTTTATATGAGGACAAAGCAAACATTTCTACAGAGGCTCATTCTGAAGCCTTGGAGCTGGAGCTGACATGCCCCATATGCCTCCAGCTGTTCTCTGAGCCTGCTTCTCTCCCCTGTGGTCACATCTACTGCTTTGGGTGCCTTGAGACCATGGGAGAAGGTGTAGACCGATACAGCTGCCCAGAATGTCAGGCTGAGTACCACAGGGCCACAGACCCGGTGAAGAGTTTCAAAATGCGCAGCATCGTGGAGACCTACAAAGCCAGTGCAGGGAAAGCCTTAGCTGGAGAACCTCCTGATGTCAAGAAGAATCACAACGAATCAGAAACTAAACATCAGCAGGATGTGGAAACAGCTGGACAGAGTGGAGAGGGAGGCGATGGATGCAAGGCAAAGCAGGGCTTTAGAATTGGATCGGGGTCTGAAGAGCACCCGTTTCATCTGGATGAGGGAAATGGCCAAAAGAGAGAAATGAATGAGCCCAAGTTTAAACTGGCATCTCAGGTCACGGAGCTAAACCTCAAGTTAGAGTCGGCAGAAGGTGTCCTGAGGAAACAAGAGGAATGGGAAAGTGGAGTGGCCACGGCTAACTCCCAGTTGAGAGAGACCACGTCTAAACGTTTGGCGCAGATCAAAGACTTGGTTCAGGACTTTGCTGAGAAGGTGACTCAGATGATAGAGGAGGAGTTGGGTCCAGGTGAGGCTCTCGTACGCGCTCGTGTTATTCAGACGtctgagctggtgaaacagctcaGGCATGCTGGGCTCACAGCTGAATCTCTTCTCACGGAAGAGGATGAGAGGGAATTCAGGGACCAGTTTGAAAGTCTGCAGCCGAGCATCATGGATCTACTGGCCAAGCCGCTGGGAGAAGACGAAGAGTTGGTCGGTGCAAAAGTCAACCCCACGCAGGCTTGTTCCAAGCTGGACAACATGAGCAGAGAGCTGAAAGACAGACTTGGAGAGATTCAGCGCTCCCTTCGGAACACGCTCaacccatcagaggtgacctttgacctggaAACAGCCCATCCTAACCTCCTCCTCTCTGAAGACTTGAAGACTGTCACTTACAGTGCTGCAAAACAGCCCTACCCATCCTGCCCGCAGAGGTTCACCAGCTTCTTTCAGGTCCTCAGTACCCAGAGCTTCTCAGAAGGTGAGCACTGCTGGGAGGTGGAGCTGGAAGGCTCTCCGTGGATCATCGGCATGTGTTACGGCAGGAAGCTACTGCGCAGTGGCTTACCATCTGCCCTGGAATGCAGCCAGAGCTCCTGGTGTCTCATGTGGTTCAATAACCTGCTGACTGCTTTTGAGCGGAGTCACAGTGTGCCACTGAAGAGGACCACGGTGTCACGCAGGCTGGAGATCAAGCTCAGCTTCAAGACCCACAGGCTGAGCTTCTACAACATCAGTCCCACCAGTGGAAAAACCCATATCTACACGATCAAGGCTAACCTGAGTGAACCAGTTCATCTTGCCTACAGGATGATGTCAGGGCATCCCAAAGCTCGGGTCACACTTTATTCATAA
- the tpra1 gene encoding transmembrane protein adipocyte-associated 1 homolog isoform X1: MLTRRDTMLATVTAVVSFAQPNDTVSPPSSENTSVFPTWQPDTQSNISKPHKCLQFLYEDVGNSRVRFWDILLLAPNVAFFMFLMWKLPSARAKIRLTSSPIFVTFYLLVFVVAAVGIARAIVSMTVSTSSAATIVDKVLWEITRFFLLAIELSVIIFGLAFGHLESKSSIKRVLAITAVLALGYSITQGTLEILYPDNHLSAKDFNIYGHGGRHFWLVSSCFFFLVYSTIVILPKTHLRERISLPSKRSFYVYTAILSLLNLVQGLGSALLCAGIIEGLCCVDVTTFLYFSAFAPLIYVAFLKGFFGSEPKILFSYKSQVDEPDESDVHLPPTIAAALGRRDLPDQGLYYSSTQIDGTGPSSSRLAGNYLDDVASGPYGSNSISSMEADRWKPINV; this comes from the exons ATGTTGACAA GACGTGACACCATGCTAGCCACAGTAACTGCTGTGGTTAGCTTTGCTCAGCCCAATGACACAGTTTCACCTCCATCATCAGAGAACACATCAGTATTCCCAACCTGGCAACCTGATACCCAATCCAACATCAGCAAGCCTCACAAATGTCTCCAGTTTCTGTATGAGGATGTTGGGAACTCCAG GGTGCGCTTCTGGGACATTTTGCTGTTGGCACCAAATGTTGCCTTCTTCATGTTCCTGATGTGGAAGCTGCCCTCAGCCAGGGCAAAGATTCGACTCACATCTAGCCCCATTTTTGTTACCTTTTACTTGCTG GTTTTTgttgttgcagcagttggaatcgCCCGAGCGATTGTGTCTATGACTGTCAGCACGTCCAGTGCTGCAACCATCGTAGACAAA GTGCTGTGGGAGATCACCCGTTTCTTCCTGCTAGCTATTGAGCTGAGTGTTATCATCTTTGGGCTGGCCTTTG GTCACCTAGAGAGTAAGTCCAGTATAAAACGTGTGCTGGCCATCACTGCTGTCCTGGCTCTGGGGTATTCCATCACACAG GGGACGCTGGAGATTTTGTATCCAGACAATCATTTGTCTGCTAAAGACTTCAACATCTACGGTCATGGAGGTCGGCACTTCTGGCTGGTCAGCTCCTGCTTCTTCTTCCTG gtgTACTCCACGATCGTCATCCTGCCCAAAACCCACTTGAGGGAAAGGATATCCCTGCCAT CCAAGAGGAGTTTCTACGTGTACACCGCCATCCTGTCTTTACTAAACCTGGTTCAGGGTTTGGGCAGCGCTCTGCTGTGTGCTGGAATCATAGAGGGACTCTG CTGCGTGGACGTCACCACCTTCCTCTACTTCTCTGCTTTTGCTCCACTCATTTATGTCGCATTCCTCAAGGGCTTCTTTGG CTCAGAGCCCAAGATCCTGTTCTCCTATAAGTCTCAGGTGGATGAGCCAGACGAAAGCGACGTCCACCTTCCCCcgacgatagctgcagccctcggCCGACGGGACCTCCCTGACCAGGGCCTTTACTACTCCTCCACTCAGATCGATGGAACTGGTCCCAGCAGCTCCCGTCTGGCTGGTAACTACCTGGATGATGTTGCATCGGGACCCTATGGGTCCAACAGTATTAGCAGCATGGAAGCTGACCGCTGGAAACCGATCAACGTCTGA
- the tpra1 gene encoding transmembrane protein adipocyte-associated 1 homolog isoform X3 — protein sequence MLTRRDTMLATVTAVVSFAQPNDTVSPPSSENTSVFPTWQPDTQSNISKPHKCLQFLYEDVGNSRVRFWDILLLAPNVAFFMFLMWKLPSARAKIRLTSSPIFVTFYLLVFVVAAVGIARAIVSMTVSTSSAATIVDKVLWEITRFFLLAIELSVIIFGLAFGHLESKSSIKRVLAITAVLALGYSITQGTLEILYPDNHLSAKDFNIYGHGGRHFWLVSSCFFFLVYSTIVILPKTHLRERISLPSKRSFYVYTAILSLLNLVQGLGSALLCAGIIEGLCSEPKILFSYKSQVDEPDESDVHLPPTIAAALGRRDLPDQGLYYSSTQIDGTGPSSSRLAGNYLDDVASGPYGSNSISSMEADRWKPINV from the exons ATGTTGACAA GACGTGACACCATGCTAGCCACAGTAACTGCTGTGGTTAGCTTTGCTCAGCCCAATGACACAGTTTCACCTCCATCATCAGAGAACACATCAGTATTCCCAACCTGGCAACCTGATACCCAATCCAACATCAGCAAGCCTCACAAATGTCTCCAGTTTCTGTATGAGGATGTTGGGAACTCCAG GGTGCGCTTCTGGGACATTTTGCTGTTGGCACCAAATGTTGCCTTCTTCATGTTCCTGATGTGGAAGCTGCCCTCAGCCAGGGCAAAGATTCGACTCACATCTAGCCCCATTTTTGTTACCTTTTACTTGCTG GTTTTTgttgttgcagcagttggaatcgCCCGAGCGATTGTGTCTATGACTGTCAGCACGTCCAGTGCTGCAACCATCGTAGACAAA GTGCTGTGGGAGATCACCCGTTTCTTCCTGCTAGCTATTGAGCTGAGTGTTATCATCTTTGGGCTGGCCTTTG GTCACCTAGAGAGTAAGTCCAGTATAAAACGTGTGCTGGCCATCACTGCTGTCCTGGCTCTGGGGTATTCCATCACACAG GGGACGCTGGAGATTTTGTATCCAGACAATCATTTGTCTGCTAAAGACTTCAACATCTACGGTCATGGAGGTCGGCACTTCTGGCTGGTCAGCTCCTGCTTCTTCTTCCTG gtgTACTCCACGATCGTCATCCTGCCCAAAACCCACTTGAGGGAAAGGATATCCCTGCCAT CCAAGAGGAGTTTCTACGTGTACACCGCCATCCTGTCTTTACTAAACCTGGTTCAGGGTTTGGGCAGCGCTCTGCTGTGTGCTGGAATCATAGAGGGACTCTG CTCAGAGCCCAAGATCCTGTTCTCCTATAAGTCTCAGGTGGATGAGCCAGACGAAAGCGACGTCCACCTTCCCCcgacgatagctgcagccctcggCCGACGGGACCTCCCTGACCAGGGCCTTTACTACTCCTCCACTCAGATCGATGGAACTGGTCCCAGCAGCTCCCGTCTGGCTGGTAACTACCTGGATGATGTTGCATCGGGACCCTATGGGTCCAACAGTATTAGCAGCATGGAAGCTGACCGCTGGAAACCGATCAACGTCTGA
- the tpra1 gene encoding transmembrane protein adipocyte-associated 1 homolog isoform X2 produces MLATVTAVVSFAQPNDTVSPPSSENTSVFPTWQPDTQSNISKPHKCLQFLYEDVGNSRVRFWDILLLAPNVAFFMFLMWKLPSARAKIRLTSSPIFVTFYLLVFVVAAVGIARAIVSMTVSTSSAATIVDKVLWEITRFFLLAIELSVIIFGLAFGHLESKSSIKRVLAITAVLALGYSITQGTLEILYPDNHLSAKDFNIYGHGGRHFWLVSSCFFFLVYSTIVILPKTHLRERISLPSKRSFYVYTAILSLLNLVQGLGSALLCAGIIEGLCCVDVTTFLYFSAFAPLIYVAFLKGFFGSEPKILFSYKSQVDEPDESDVHLPPTIAAALGRRDLPDQGLYYSSTQIDGTGPSSSRLAGNYLDDVASGPYGSNSISSMEADRWKPINV; encoded by the exons ATGCTAGCCACAGTAACTGCTGTGGTTAGCTTTGCTCAGCCCAATGACACAGTTTCACCTCCATCATCAGAGAACACATCAGTATTCCCAACCTGGCAACCTGATACCCAATCCAACATCAGCAAGCCTCACAAATGTCTCCAGTTTCTGTATGAGGATGTTGGGAACTCCAG GGTGCGCTTCTGGGACATTTTGCTGTTGGCACCAAATGTTGCCTTCTTCATGTTCCTGATGTGGAAGCTGCCCTCAGCCAGGGCAAAGATTCGACTCACATCTAGCCCCATTTTTGTTACCTTTTACTTGCTG GTTTTTgttgttgcagcagttggaatcgCCCGAGCGATTGTGTCTATGACTGTCAGCACGTCCAGTGCTGCAACCATCGTAGACAAA GTGCTGTGGGAGATCACCCGTTTCTTCCTGCTAGCTATTGAGCTGAGTGTTATCATCTTTGGGCTGGCCTTTG GTCACCTAGAGAGTAAGTCCAGTATAAAACGTGTGCTGGCCATCACTGCTGTCCTGGCTCTGGGGTATTCCATCACACAG GGGACGCTGGAGATTTTGTATCCAGACAATCATTTGTCTGCTAAAGACTTCAACATCTACGGTCATGGAGGTCGGCACTTCTGGCTGGTCAGCTCCTGCTTCTTCTTCCTG gtgTACTCCACGATCGTCATCCTGCCCAAAACCCACTTGAGGGAAAGGATATCCCTGCCAT CCAAGAGGAGTTTCTACGTGTACACCGCCATCCTGTCTTTACTAAACCTGGTTCAGGGTTTGGGCAGCGCTCTGCTGTGTGCTGGAATCATAGAGGGACTCTG CTGCGTGGACGTCACCACCTTCCTCTACTTCTCTGCTTTTGCTCCACTCATTTATGTCGCATTCCTCAAGGGCTTCTTTGG CTCAGAGCCCAAGATCCTGTTCTCCTATAAGTCTCAGGTGGATGAGCCAGACGAAAGCGACGTCCACCTTCCCCcgacgatagctgcagccctcggCCGACGGGACCTCCCTGACCAGGGCCTTTACTACTCCTCCACTCAGATCGATGGAACTGGTCCCAGCAGCTCCCGTCTGGCTGGTAACTACCTGGATGATGTTGCATCGGGACCCTATGGGTCCAACAGTATTAGCAGCATGGAAGCTGACCGCTGGAAACCGATCAACGTCTGA